GATTAACCTTGCTCCTTGTCACTTGTTTCAATACATCAAACCTTTTGATCCTTTGTTTTTATCACATTAAGCTCCTATTCGTCAAAAATAATTAGCCGTTCATGTTCACCCTGCCTGCCCGCACAATCCAACCGACCAAAATCAGACCTCGTTATAACCACCAACCATGAATCCACGATTTTCCATAAAACCCAAATCATGATCATAGATCGTATCAAAATGACAGAAGCAATTGTATTTTCACCCACAACCACACATTTTTCGGCTCTATCTTGCGGACATTTAGACAAGGTACCAAGAATGCTATTATGTCCAAGGGAAATATTATTACCAGCAGCATGTAACTCTTACAAACTGTTCTTAGAAAAATTACATAATTTCCTATTTCTGTATCTTTCTAATTTAAATGCATTTTCCCCGGCACACTTGATTGCTTATTATAACACCATGGCCCCCACTTACCAGCAGCAACTATGCCATCCATGTTTCCCAGATTTTACATGTCTTTCCTGCAAACTGGAATACAAACAAAGCTATTTGACATATATGCATTTTTTCAAGTTACCTCCAGGCACCATACAATTGCAAATTATATGTTTGCAAATGCAGCATAACCTTGCATCCCAGCCCACTGAAGTAGATTTTCAGACAAGTGTAAAATCTGACCCTGTTTGCAAATTATATGTTTGCATATGCTTCAAAGAGACGAAAACCACTCTACAAAGAAAATAGTTACCTATCATCGTCTGACCCTGATTTCGAAATTTTGACTCCAAAAAAACCTACTCCGTAAAAGAGGAGATCCATTTCTGCATTAAGATGAATAAGCAAAGCTTTTACACGTACTACCCTAACAGCGGTGTTACTAATGTGGACAACTAATGAAACATCCGAACAATTCAAGTCCCACCAAACAATGAGTCAGGAATGAAGGAAATGAATGATTATTACTACCTTGTAGCTTGTGAACATGATTACATGCTCTATATTGGAATCATGTTTCTGTTAAGAAAAAGCTAGTCACCTGTAAAATAATCTTAAGTTGTACGTGATTAATAACAGCAGATTTTAGAATTCTTCACCTTCACTGTTTAGCGGAGGAAGCAATACATTGTAGACAAAACTAAATCAACTTGAAAATTCAAACTACACTATGGCCAAGGTAGGAATAAGATTTGTGTTACCTCGAAAACATAATAGGAATAAGATTTGTGTTGCCACGAAGACATAATAGGAATAAGATTTATATGTTAACTCGAAGACATCATAGGAATAAGGTTTATGTGTTACCTCGAAGACAATCATAGGAATAAGATTTATGTGTTACCTTTGAAGACATAAAACCAAAGTCTCTATCAGCAGCAGTGGTCCAGAGACAATTGTGTAAAAGAAATTCAGTTCAGCCAAAGCCTAAAATGAACACAAGACTTACAATAGTATCAAGTCATACCTACCTCAACAGCTTTCTCCTCAATATATTGACGTAAGGGAGGTTTAGTCTCAACAAAGCTGTGAGATAGCAAAAAAAGGCTTTACCCATGATACTAATCAAACTCAGGACGCCAAAATAACATCCTCGTAAAGTTACAAGATATAAAAAGTCTACCTCATGTTTCAAATATCTTGGATAGCTATCTACACAATCCATTTTAATATGGACGAACTGGACTTCTAGGGGATCTTCTACGTCCATGTCTGACAGGGGAGCGTGACCTACTCCGGTCACGATATCTATCCCTCGCAGCATCTCTGGCATTCCTGGACCTCCAGTCTCTCCCCTTTCCTCCATCCCCATTACCTCTACCATTCCACTCTCGTGACCTTTCACGATCCCGGTGGCGGTCCCTCTCCCTTTCTCGGTCCCTATCATGATGTCTGTCCCTATCATCAGAGCCACTCCTCCTCTCAGATTCCTTCTCCCTCTGCTTCCTCTGCTCTTCTGCTTCCTTCTCCCTAGCTAGCCTCTCCTCTTCCCTCGCTTTCTCCTTTGCTTCCTGCAAATTGCATTTCTCATTCTTCCATGAGcagaaaaagaacaaaaatctaaattttaaatTCAATGGCGAAAACTTATCTCACCTTGTATTCTGTGATGAAATCCCGCACCATGCCATAACCTATGTGCTGCTTTCCTACAACATGGGACTGGGTCCTCTCTGCAGCATCATTTGCAACTAGAAAAGAACCACAAATTTCACACAAGGCCATCTTTTTCTCCTGTGGAACCATCAATACTTTATCATTCTGGGATTGTATCAAGACCTTCTCGGTATTGAGTTCATCAACCTGCAAAAGTATCTCCAAAATTGTAATTTCATTTGTCATCACCTGTTAAATTTCGgggaatttttttactttgGAAAAAAGCAGCACATAACACAGCAAAGAACATGCAAGTAGAAACTGAAAGCATCTTAACACCAAAATGGTTGTTCTTGAAATGCATACTTAGTAATACATATAAAAGAGTTCCCTTATATCTATAGGTGGTCTTGTTTTTCTAATTTGTATAAGAATATTTTATGTTGTCAAGTTAGGGAGTTGGTAATGGAAGGTACGGGATAAAACAACAGAACCTTTTTCATGAGAGCTTGAGCTTCATCCACCTTTCCAGCTTCTCCGAGGGACTCCACTTGCACCAGTAGGTTCTTTATTTTCTCCTCCACAACGGAAAGCTGTTCAGACTTTTCAGCTGACAATGGAGGCGGTGGTATAGGTTCCTCCCCTTGAGCTAGGCGTTCTCGTCCACGTCTTACCCTCCTATCCAAATCCATCACCTATAATTGAGAAGAAACCAAAACTATTTTAACAAGACAAAATGAAGTACCAAAACAGAAGGAAGTGTATAAGTATAACCTACCAATTTCTCACATCGTTGAGCCAGTTCAAATTCAAATCTTGGTAAGTATCTGTCGTGTCTTGGAGACTTCTCGAAGCTAAAATCCAAAATCAACCATGCACCAATTAAAATTAGAATTACAACAAATAATCAGACATTTCATCTCTAGAGTCAAAGAGACATATTATGGACATTCTTTCACATACCGGATCAAATGCCTATAGACTTCAGATTTAGCATGCGCCACAAACACACAATTCAATATGCAATACATACAATGATTACAATCAAAAAGAATATTAagtatagaaaaagaaaaagcaactAATATGTAAAGAATTCATCGCAGATTGAGTGGTTAAACTCCATCATACATACTAAGCAACTAATACCAAGCAGCAACAAATTCAAGAAAAACATATGAAATCTACTAACAATATTGTTGATAACTACCAAGTATGTATCAGATACTAGCATAGCTTTCACTAAGCAAACTCATATTTACAAATGAAAACATAGCATTTCAAATTGCCAATTCTCCTTATAACATGCAACAATCAAACATGAAGCTTAAAAAATCAAGTAGAAAGGATAAAAAAGTTCCCACCTTTCTTTCAATTTTGGATCATGAACTCTATCACATGGCCCTGACACAGAAACAACACAACAAAAACTAAGTAAAACCCTCAATGCTTCAAATATAACAAGAAACTCGTGGAATCACAAATGCTCCAAGCCTCCGACCATAAGGAGATAAACAAGTAAACGTGAGGGGGAAATTAAAGATAGAAACGCACCGAGATCGCTTTTAGTGTTGACAAAGAGATCATGAGGACAAAATCGAGCCATATAAAATGGACAGACTTCCTTGGATTCCCAAGTTATTTCCTTGTAATCTTTTCTCTGTTCGTCAGTTAAATTACGATCTGAAAATTCACCATTGCGAAATCAACAACGATTAGACGCAAGCCAATAGCAGAGCTTGAAGAACAATCAACATATAAGAAAAAGATAGTGGGaataaaaaattccaaatcaTCTGAATGCGTGAAAAAGCTTCAAATACCTGCACCCATGAGTTCGTCAAGCATAGCTCTCTGGAGGTCCATGGCCGGGATTCGAAATTGGAGACTTCTAAGAAATGTCAAAGGA
The DNA window shown above is from Euphorbia lathyris chromosome 1, ddEupLath1.1, whole genome shotgun sequence and carries:
- the LOC136226733 gene encoding uncharacterized protein, with translation MDLQRAMLDELMGADRNLTDEQRKDYKEITWESKEVCPFYMARFCPHDLFVNTKSDLGPCDRVHDPKLKESFEKSPRHDRYLPRFEFELAQRCEKLVMDLDRRVRRGRERLAQGEEPIPPPPLSAEKSEQLSVVEEKIKNLLVQVESLGEAGKVDEAQALMKKVDELNTEKVLIQSQNDKVLMVPQEKKMALCEICGSFLVANDAAERTQSHVVGKQHIGYGMVRDFITEYKEAKEKAREEERLAREKEAEEQRKQREKESERRSGSDDRDRHHDRDRERERDRHRDRERSREWNGRGNGDGGKGRDWRSRNARDAARDRYRDRSRSRSPVRHGRRRSPRSPVRPY